The genomic region CCGCCAGAATTCGCGCATCAGCTTCCGGGTGTTTTCGGCGTGTTCGACCGCGTGGACCACCACCAGCCGGTCAACCGATGCATCGGCCAGTGGCAAATAGTCGCCGTCGGCCAGTGCCGCCCGGTTGGGCTGGCCGCGCGGCCAGCGGGCGACGCCCTGCTCGGCCGGCATGAGCAGAACCGGCGGCCGGCCGCCGCCGGTCTCCAGGCCGCGCAGCAGCGGCCCGGCATAGCCGAATCCCACGGTAAGACCGCCGCCGAAATCGGGCCAGGCCTCGACCAGCCGGGCGCGGATCAGCATCTGGGCGGTGCGCCCCAGCGGGCTTGCGTAGAACGCCTGAAGTTCCGTTATGTCGAGATACACCGGCCTGCTGCGCCTTCCAAATGCCCCTCGCCGGGACTATGTTAGCCCCATGCTTGAAATACATCAGATACCCGTCCTGTCGGACAATTATGTGTACCTGGCCCACGACGCGGCGACCGGGATGACGGCCGTCGTCGATCCGGCCACCCACGAGGAAGTGTTCGAGGCGCTTGAGCAGAAGGGCTGGACCCTGACGCACATCCTCAACACCCATCACCATGCCGACCACACCGGCGGCAACTTGGTGGTCAAGGAGCGCACCGGCTGCATCATCGTCGGCCCGCGCGCCGACCGGGACCGGATCCCCGGCATCGACGTGGAAGTGGGCGATGGCGATAGCTATGCGCTGGGCGAGAGCGTGGCCAAGGTGTTCGACGTGCCCGGCCACACGCGCGGTCATATCGCCTACTGGTTCGGGGAGTCGGACGCGCTGTTCTGCGGCGATACCTTGTTTGCGCTGGGCTGCGGCCGGCTGTTCGAGGGAACGCCGCAGCAGATGTGGACGTCACTGCAGAAGTTGCGCGCCCTGCCGCCGCAGACACGGGTGTACTGCGCCCACGAATATACCCAGGCCAATGCAAACTTCGCGATCACCGTCGAGC from Emcibacter sp. SYSU 3D8 harbors:
- a CDS encoding class I SAM-dependent methyltransferase, translated to MYLDITELQAFYASPLGRTAQMLIRARLVEAWPDFGGGLTVGFGYAGPLLRGLETGGGRPPVLLMPAEQGVARWPRGQPNRAALADGDYLPLADASVDRLVVVHAVEHAENTRKLMREFWRVLSPAGRIMLVVPHRRSPWSFTERTPFGHGRPYSVRQASRLLSDGLFEPAGWRGALHAPPGPVSLLRWAERPGVRLWPTLAGVLLVEAVKVVEARINGGKTRPALAYARA
- the gloB gene encoding hydroxyacylglutathione hydrolase, with protein sequence MLEIHQIPVLSDNYVYLAHDAATGMTAVVDPATHEEVFEALEQKGWTLTHILNTHHHADHTGGNLVVKERTGCIIVGPRADRDRIPGIDVEVGDGDSYALGESVAKVFDVPGHTRGHIAYWFGESDALFCGDTLFALGCGRLFEGTPQQMWTSLQKLRALPPQTRVYCAHEYTQANANFAITVEPGNPVLVKRKALIDDMRASGRRTVPSILAEELASNPFLRPDSPDLQKTLGMVGAPLVDVFAETRRRKDNF